The following proteins are co-located in the Peromyscus eremicus chromosome 13, PerEre_H2_v1, whole genome shotgun sequence genome:
- the Txndc2 gene encoding LOW QUALITY PROTEIN: thioredoxin domain-containing protein 2 (The sequence of the model RefSeq protein was modified relative to this genomic sequence to represent the inferred CDS: deleted 2 bases in 1 codon): MLLSESWLGTSAVECRLSITLLAHFVLSLALEEKSKKDPPKKMSQDKGLDINSVQAGDPEEPATKLNHQGLAQEIDTNENPLQGLSKNEALLVPGFLDTKWAKEKAIVPMVSNTLHMSTEEPEISQQVSDTPEFSENIVHPKHGNSSKSSAKTTQLKQGNTSKLSVKADNPKQKNISKTSGNSMQTKHSNMPKSLAKTTHPKQETTHNPAANSIHPKSSEDTIQSKEDDTPKSLEDTILSNESDIPKSSQDTILSKDAKIHQPLKDSIWSKENDIPKSSQDTILSKDAKIHNPLKDSIQSKESQIPKFSQDTILSKDSKIHRPLKDSIQSKENDIPKSSQDTLLSKDSKIHRPLKYTIHSKESDIPKSSQDTILSKDIKIHKPLKDTIQSNESDIPKSSQDTLLSKDSKIHRPLKYTIHSKESDIPKSSQDTLLSKDIKIHKPLKYTIHSKESDNPKSSQDTLLSKDIKIHKPLKYTIHSKKSDIPKSSQDTIPSEDVKIHKPLKVPSKEGEITKSPEDTIQSQEGDIIKSSEDEKLPKESKISHLEEETASLEEDFVRVVIDKEEFEEALKEAGEKLVAVDFSASWCGPCRTMRPYFHSLSVKHEDVVFLEVDADDCEQLVQDRDVFCLPTFQFYKKEEKVGEFSGALVEKLEASIEELK, translated from the exons ATGCTCCTGTCGGAGTCCTGGTTGGGAACATCAGCTGTGGAGTGCCGCCTGAGCATTACGTTGTTAGCACATTTTGTTCTTAGTTTGGCTCTAGAAGAAAAATCTAAGAAggacccccct aaaaaaatgaGCCAAGACAAGGGGTTGGACATAAACAGTGTTCAAGCCGGAGACCCTGAAGAGCCAGCCACGAAACTAAACCATCAAGGGCTAGCACAGGAAATTGACACCAATG aAAATCCATTACAGGGTCTATCCAAAAATGAGGCTCTTCTGGTCCCAGGGTTCTTGGACACAAAGTGGGCCAAAGAGAAGGCCATTGTTCCCATGGTCAGCAACACACTCCATATGTCCACAGAGGAGCCTGAGATCTCACAACAGGTTAGTGACACCCCCGAGTTCTCAGAAAATATTGTCCATCCTAAACATGGAAATAGTTCCAAGTCTTCAGCAAAAACCACACAGCTGAAACAGGGCAATACCTCAAAGCTCTCAGTCAAAGCTGATAatccaaaacagaaaaacatttctaaGACGTCGGGCAACTCCATGCAGACAAAGCATAGCAACATGCCCAAATCCTTGgcaaaaaccacccatcccaaACAAGAGACCACCCACAATCCTGCAGCAAACAGCATCCATCCCAAGTCATCAGAGGATACTATCCAATCCAAGGAAGATGACACCCCCAAGTCCTTAGAAGACACCATTCTGTCCAATGAGAGTGACATCCCCAAATCCTCACAGGACACCATCCTGTCCAAAGATGCTAAAATCCACCAGCCCTTAAAAGACAGCATCTGGTCCAAGGAGAATGATATCCCCAAGTCCTCACAGGACACCATCCTGTCCAAAGATGCTAAAATCCACAATCCCTTAAAAGACAGCATCCAGTCCAAGGAGAGTCAAATTCCCAAGTTTTCACAGGATACCATCCTGTCCAAAGATAGTAAAATCCACAGGCCCTTAAAAGACAGCATCCAGTCCAAGGAGAATGACATCCCCAAGTCCTCACAGGACACCCTCCTGTCCAAAGATAGTAAAATCCACAGGCCCTTAAAATACACCATCCATTCCAAGGAGAGTGACATCCCCAAGTCCTCACAGGATACCATCCTGTCCAAAGATATTAAAATCCACAAACCCTTAAAAGACACCATCCAGTCTAATGAGAGTGACATCCCCAAGTCCTCACAGGACACCCTCTTATCCAAAGATAGTAAAATCCACAGGCCCTTAAAATACACCATCCATTCCAAGGAGAGTGACATCCCCAAATCCTCACAGGACACCCTCCTGTCCAAAGATATTAAAATCCATAAACCCTTAAAATACACCATCCATTCTAAGGAGAGTGACAACCCCAAGTCCTCACAGGACACCCTCCTGTCCAAAGATATTAAAATCCACAAACCCTTAAAATACACCATCCATTCCAAGAAGAGTGACATCCCCAAGTCCTCACAGGACACCATCCCGTCCGAAGATGttaaaatccacaagcccttaaAAGTTCCCTCCAAGGAGGGAGAAATCACTAAGTCCCCAGAAGACACCATCCAGTCCCAGGAAGGTGATATTATCAAGTCCTCAGAAGATGAAAAGCTACCTAAGGAAAGCAAAATCTCACACTTGGAAGAAGAAACAGCATCTCTAGAGGAAGACTTTGTGAGAGTGGTCATAGACAAGGAGGAATTTGAGGAGGCACTTAAAGAGGCTGGGGAGAAACTGGTGGCTGTGGACTTCTCCGCCTCGTGGTGTGGGCCTTGCAGAACCATGCGGCCGTatttccattctctctctgtgAAACATGAGGACGTGGTGTTCCTGGAAGTGGACGCTGATGACTGTGAACAGCTGGTGCAGGACCGTGATGTCTTTTGCCTCCCAACTTTCCAGTTttataaaaaagaagagaaggtgggTGAGTTTTCTGGTGCCCTAGTGGAAAAACTGGAAGCAAGCATTGAAGAATTAAAGTAA